ATAATAAAAAAAATACTATATTATTTTTATCGAATATATTCATTTTTATTTGGATTTCAAATTTCTTTAGAATGTAAAATAGGGAAAGGATTAAATATAAATCATTGGGGTAGTATAGTCATAAATCCAGGTGTAGAGTTAGGAGAAAATATTAATTTACATCCAGGAATTACAATAGGGCAAGAAAATAGAGGGAAAAGAAAAGGGGCTCCTATAATAGGAAATTCAGTGTGGATAGGTGCGAATGTTGTTATCGTAGGAAAAATAAATATTGGAAACAATGTTTTAATAAGTCCGAATACGTTTATAAATTTTGATGTACCAGACAATAGTATAGTTATAGGAAATCCAGGAAAAATAATAAAATCAGAGAATGCAACAGAAGGCTATATAAATAGAAAAGTTTAGGAGGAAAAATGAAAACATATTTAATAACTGGAGGAGCAGGATTTATAGGTTCAACTTTAAGTGAAAGAATATTAAAAGATGGGAATAGAGTTATCGCTATCGATAATTTCAATGATTTTTATGATTATAAAATTAAGG
The window above is part of the Cetobacterium ceti genome. Proteins encoded here:
- a CDS encoding serine O-acetyltransferase; translated protein: MFKNDLKRIEGKNNYKKILENPEIQYIYIYRKYNSCKNRIIKKILYYFYRIYSFLFGFQISLECKIGKGLNINHWGSIVINPGVELGENINLHPGITIGQENRGKRKGAPIIGNSVWIGANVVIVGKINIGNNVLISPNTFINFDVPDNSIVIGNPGKIIKSENATEGYINRKV